In Aestuariibaculum lutulentum, one DNA window encodes the following:
- a CDS encoding type IA DNA topoisomerase: MKVCIAEKPSVAREIATVLGANTKRDGYFEGNGYAVTYTFGHLCTLKEPNDYKPYWKSWDLNNLPMLPEKFETKVVSNSGIQKQFKIVKSLFEKADVVINCGDAGQEGELIQRWVMNEANYKGEVKRLWISSLTTEAIKEGFENLKPSEKYDNLYYAGFSRAIGDWLLGMNATRLYTLKHGGYKQVLSIGRVQTPTLAMVVNRFKEIENFKPQPYWELQTMYRDTLFSCEEGRFLKKEDGEVLANRVKESDFEIVSIEKKDGKEYAPKLFDLTGLQVYCNNKFGFSAEDTLKIVQSLYEQKVVTYPRVDTTFLPNDVYPKVEGILRNLTEYAALTQPLLGKKIRKSSKVFNDKKVTDHHAIIPTGMQSQLPYNQKQVYDIIVKRFVAVFYDDCLVANTSVIGEADKVSFKTTGKEILKKGWRVVFESPDKKEKESGILPSFEKGEKGPHEPSFLEKETKPPNQFTEASLLRAMETAGKQVDDDDLRELMKENGIGRPSTRANIIETLFKRKYIKRNKKQVLPTVTGIQLIDTIQNDLLKSAELTGSWEKQLKDIEKGEYSAAAFIKNMKRMVDALVYEVRSEATRANISHAVTVKKREVKAEQKKQAGILAETCPKCKEGTIIKGKTAYGCSAYKSGCNFVMPFEFSGKKISEKQFVRLLQKGSTVNLKGFKTDAGTVEGLVRLDDDFKLKLEPKKGKAKTSEASVATSNDSNADELQCPKCHQGTIIKGKSAYGCSDYKSGCTFVVTFEDVKAKINGQTPTKELVYRILTESV; this comes from the coding sequence ATGAAAGTCTGTATAGCCGAGAAACCAAGTGTGGCGCGAGAAATAGCCACTGTTTTAGGAGCGAATACCAAACGTGATGGGTATTTCGAAGGGAATGGCTATGCAGTAACATATACCTTCGGGCATTTGTGTACTTTAAAGGAACCTAACGATTATAAACCGTACTGGAAAAGCTGGGATTTGAATAATCTGCCTATGCTGCCTGAAAAGTTTGAAACGAAGGTAGTATCCAATTCAGGAATTCAAAAGCAATTTAAAATTGTTAAAAGTCTGTTTGAAAAAGCCGATGTGGTTATAAACTGTGGGGATGCCGGGCAGGAAGGAGAGCTTATTCAGCGTTGGGTAATGAATGAAGCGAATTACAAAGGTGAAGTGAAACGTCTTTGGATTTCTTCGTTAACCACCGAAGCCATTAAAGAAGGTTTTGAAAACTTGAAGCCATCTGAAAAGTATGATAATTTGTATTACGCCGGTTTTTCCAGAGCGATCGGTGACTGGTTACTGGGTATGAATGCCACGCGTTTATACACTTTAAAACATGGTGGATACAAACAGGTTTTGTCTATCGGGCGCGTACAAACGCCAACTTTGGCGATGGTTGTGAATCGTTTCAAGGAAATTGAAAACTTTAAGCCACAGCCGTATTGGGAATTACAAACCATGTATCGTGATACTTTGTTTAGTTGTGAGGAAGGCCGCTTTTTAAAGAAGGAAGACGGGGAGGTTTTAGCCAATCGCGTTAAAGAAAGTGACTTCGAGATTGTTTCCATTGAAAAGAAGGATGGAAAGGAATATGCACCCAAACTGTTCGATTTAACAGGCTTACAGGTGTATTGTAATAATAAATTTGGTTTTTCAGCTGAAGATACCTTGAAGATTGTTCAGAGTTTATATGAGCAAAAAGTGGTGACTTACCCAAGGGTAGATACGACGTTTTTACCAAATGATGTGTATCCGAAAGTTGAGGGCATTCTTAGAAATCTAACCGAATATGCTGCCTTAACGCAGCCCTTATTAGGTAAGAAAATCAGGAAATCCAGCAAGGTATTCAATGACAAAAAAGTTACCGATCACCATGCTATTATTCCCACCGGTATGCAGTCGCAGTTGCCATACAACCAAAAGCAGGTTTACGATATTATTGTGAAGCGATTTGTCGCTGTGTTTTACGATGACTGTCTGGTAGCGAATACATCAGTTATTGGAGAAGCCGATAAAGTATCATTTAAAACCACAGGTAAAGAAATACTAAAGAAAGGCTGGCGTGTGGTTTTTGAAAGTCCGGATAAAAAAGAAAAGGAAAGCGGTATTTTGCCAAGCTTTGAAAAAGGTGAAAAAGGCCCGCATGAACCTTCGTTTTTAGAGAAGGAAACCAAACCGCCAAATCAATTCACAGAGGCGTCGTTATTACGTGCTATGGAAACTGCAGGAAAGCAGGTAGACGATGACGATTTACGTGAGCTAATGAAAGAAAACGGTATTGGTCGTCCCTCAACACGGGCGAATATAATAGAGACTTTATTTAAGCGTAAATACATTAAACGTAATAAAAAGCAGGTATTGCCAACCGTTACAGGAATTCAGTTGATAGATACGATTCAGAATGATTTATTAAAATCGGCGGAATTAACCGGTAGCTGGGAAAAGCAATTAAAAGATATTGAAAAAGGCGAGTACAGTGCCGCAGCGTTTATAAAAAATATGAAGCGCATGGTAGATGCTTTGGTTTACGAGGTGCGCAGTGAAGCAACTCGTGCTAACATTTCGCATGCCGTAACCGTGAAGAAACGCGAAGTTAAAGCCGAGCAGAAAAAACAGGCTGGTATTTTAGCTGAAACATGCCCGAAATGTAAAGAGGGCACGATAATAAAAGGGAAAACAGCTTATGGTTGTAGCGCTTATAAATCAGGTTGTAATTTTGTGATGCCATTTGAGTTTAGCGGAAAGAAAATCTCTGAAAAACAATTTGTAAGATTACTTCAAAAAGGATCGACGGTAAATTTGAAAGGTTTTAAAACCGATGCAGGAACGGTAGAAGGCCTTGTGCGTTTAGATGATGATTTTAAATTAAAGTTAGAACCTAAAAAAGGAAAAGCCAAAACAAGTGAAGCTAGTGTTGCTACGTCAAACGACTCAAATGCTGATGAATTACAATGTCCTAAATGTCATCAGGGTACCATTATAAAAGGGAAATCGGCTTACGGTTGCAGTGATTACAAGTCTGGATGTACCTTTGTTGTGACTTTTGAAGATGTAAAAGCCAAAATTAACGGACAAACACCAACAAAAGAATTGGTGTATCGTATTTTAACAGAAAGTGTTTAG
- a CDS encoding 2TM domain-containing protein, whose amino-acid sequence MSTDNKNQEAFLKAEKKVYNLKVFYIHLVGYFILVALLVYNLYIMHGPYKDFFFWFDIIVLVAWTVFIGIHGWHVFRGKIIFKKNWEDRKIKEFLEKDRINRWE is encoded by the coding sequence ATGAGTACAGATAACAAAAATCAAGAAGCCTTTTTGAAAGCCGAAAAAAAGGTTTACAACCTAAAAGTATTTTATATTCATTTAGTAGGATATTTTATTTTAGTAGCGCTATTGGTATATAATTTATATATCATGCATGGACCTTACAAAGATTTTTTCTTTTGGTTTGATATCATCGTTTTGGTAGCCTGGACAGTTTTTATTGGCATTCATGGCTGGCACGTATTTAGAGGGAAAATTATTTTTAAGAAAAACTGGGAGGATCGTAAAATAAAAGAGTTTCTCGAAAAGGATAGAATTAATCGCTGGGAATAG
- a CDS encoding LytR/AlgR family response regulator transcription factor, protein MHVIIIEDEKPSARRLKRMLEKLNIEVETMLHSVEESLSWFEANTHPDLIFLDIQLSDGLSFEIFETIPIKSAVIFTTAYDEYALQAFKLNSIDYLLKPIDEDDLQTAVEKYKERLPQRQSVSLDFNDIKKLLVNPIDREYKKRFSVKVGQHLKLIAVDDIECFYSENKGSYIHTKDGRNYLLDITLESLESELEPQLFFRVNRKFFVNINAIKDMISYTNSRLQIKLNSYADDEVIVARERVKDFKEWLES, encoded by the coding sequence ATGCACGTAATTATTATAGAGGACGAAAAACCATCAGCACGCCGATTAAAGCGCATGCTTGAAAAGTTGAATATTGAAGTGGAAACCATGTTGCATTCTGTTGAAGAATCGTTAAGTTGGTTTGAAGCCAATACACATCCCGATTTAATATTTTTAGATATTCAGCTGAGTGATGGCTTATCGTTCGAAATTTTTGAAACGATTCCAATTAAAAGTGCGGTTATCTTCACCACAGCTTACGACGAATATGCGCTACAAGCCTTTAAACTAAACAGCATCGATTATTTATTAAAACCTATTGATGAAGATGATTTACAGACTGCCGTTGAAAAATACAAGGAACGTTTACCACAAAGGCAGTCAGTATCTTTAGATTTTAACGATATTAAAAAGTTGCTGGTTAATCCGATAGATCGGGAATATAAAAAACGATTTTCAGTAAAAGTAGGGCAGCATTTAAAGTTAATTGCGGTAGATGATATTGAATGTTTTTACAGTGAAAATAAAGGGTCTTACATTCATACCAAAGACGGCAGAAATTATTTGCTTGACATTACTTTGGAAAGTCTGGAAAGTGAGCTGGAACCACAACTGTTTTTTAGAGTAAATCGTAAATTTTTCGTCAATATTAATGCGATAAAAGATATGATTAGCTACACAAATTCCAGGTTACAAATTAAGCTAAATAGTTATGCTGACGATGAGGTTATTGTAGCCAGAGAGCGGGTTAAAGATTTTAAAGAGTGGTTAGAATCTTGA
- a CDS encoding RNA polymerase sigma factor: MKKELEHSFVELLEKHQNIVHKVCRLYTNNYDAHNDLFQEITIQLWKAYPKFRGDAKFSTWMYRVSLNTAITLYRKSKRSINTQDFEGVEFKIKSEAYDDTEEEQLKILYKAIHQLNDIEKALIFLYLEDKDYREISETLGISEVNARVKMNRIKTKLKTILNP; the protein is encoded by the coding sequence TTGAAAAAAGAACTAGAACATAGTTTTGTTGAATTACTAGAAAAGCATCAGAATATTGTGCATAAGGTATGCCGGTTGTACACTAATAATTACGATGCTCATAACGATTTATTTCAGGAAATAACCATACAACTCTGGAAAGCCTACCCTAAGTTTAGAGGTGATGCAAAATTCAGTACCTGGATGTATCGTGTAAGTCTGAACACAGCCATTACATTATACCGAAAATCGAAGCGCAGCATCAACACACAAGACTTTGAAGGCGTTGAGTTTAAAATAAAATCTGAAGCTTATGATGATACCGAAGAAGAACAATTAAAAATTCTATACAAAGCCATACATCAACTTAATGATATAGAAAAAGCCCTGATATTTCTGTATTTAGAAGATAAAGACTATCGAGAAATAAGTGAAACTTTAGGAATTAGCGAGGTGAATGCACGAGTGAAAATGAACCGAATTAAAACCAAACTAAAAACCATATTAAATCCGTAA
- a CDS encoding DUF6340 family protein has translation MKNIYFLLSGIIALSLTSCGTSGYVNLNYPQEPLVILPDNVSNVVLVNRSLTKDEDKNAETMEAITTGEVMGSDRIASDEAMKGVYDGIQNKSHIQIIMPDTLRLYGTGTRLTPELLPWEKVTEICEKSNADVLLVLENFDSNSDLIRSAVVDQVNAVITTGKPSARIPTGARVNVRSYWRLYDPYTKTIIDQFQQTHYMNFDLVNGVAPINALGETAYAAGFDYINRFLPSYYRVKRDMYKKGKGRDKDLFGAGWRSAEVAKWNDAIAVWKRIVDENPRSKSAGRAAHNIAVSYEVLGDTDLALQWAQRAYRDYGDKESRDYAKILLRRQRVEG, from the coding sequence ATGAAAAATATCTACTTTTTATTATCAGGAATAATTGCTCTTAGCTTAACGTCTTGCGGAACTTCGGGCTATGTAAATTTAAATTATCCACAGGAACCGTTAGTTATACTTCCAGACAATGTATCCAATGTGGTTTTGGTGAATCGGTCGTTAACCAAAGATGAAGATAAAAATGCTGAAACCATGGAGGCCATTACTACCGGAGAAGTTATGGGCTCAGACCGAATAGCTTCAGATGAAGCCATGAAAGGTGTTTATGATGGTATTCAGAATAAAAGCCATATCCAGATTATCATGCCGGATACTTTACGTTTGTACGGAACAGGAACAAGATTAACACCCGAATTATTGCCTTGGGAAAAAGTGACTGAAATATGCGAAAAATCGAATGCCGATGTGTTACTGGTTTTGGAAAACTTCGATTCTAATTCCGATTTAATACGTTCTGCGGTGGTCGATCAGGTTAATGCTGTAATTACCACAGGAAAACCAAGTGCCAGAATTCCAACCGGTGCTCGTGTAAATGTTCGAAGTTACTGGCGATTGTACGATCCGTATACCAAAACGATTATCGATCAGTTTCAGCAAACACATTATATGAATTTCGATTTAGTAAATGGTGTGGCCCCAATAAATGCTTTAGGGGAAACCGCCTATGCTGCAGGCTTTGATTATATCAACCGGTTTTTACCAAGCTACTATCGTGTAAAACGCGATATGTATAAAAAGGGAAAAGGTCGCGATAAGGATTTGTTTGGAGCCGGATGGCGCTCTGCCGAAGTCGCTAAATGGAATGATGCGATAGCTGTCTGGAAACGTATTGTTGATGAAAATCCTAGAAGCAAATCGGCTGGGCGAGCAGCTCATAATATAGCCGTTTCTTATGAGGTTTTAGGTGATACAGATTTGGCTTTGCAATGGGCACAACGAGCTTACCGCGATTACGGTGACAAAGAGAGTCGTGATTATGCTAAAATACTCCTTAGAAGACAACGTGTAGAAGGATAA
- a CDS encoding LETM1-related biofilm-associated protein, with protein sequence MNPSANGWIKKLLKEAKTNHRFLDLDDEGFYQALRSCGFIYGSNLDVVLNIFAKEDLIEEELCKINLCLALLQTYNHSKTDIPFVDSVIDFYTEISEKKASFFGELLGGKKSNEQLEKLIHKRIQIDANIITKNFNYFIINALLYIDVLAYDNYLRKKHISKTYIKNIEASIECVSLDVLNAKEDKNQYDESLIRLIESSLRFQDHTHITYEDAISNIKTPLEKQYILDLACMAAWTDKTIDSTEKRFLIQLGQDFNIDTQLIKQSLETVNSFYTTNKENIAVLGSKNIVQSFYNNSSKMVKKLIIRNSKRLYKELKDSKELMVLLTQSTVRDLTAEEQKKVQDQLLDIFKSIPSLAIFLLPGGAILLPLVVKFIPKLLPSAFDENRIEED encoded by the coding sequence ATGAATCCATCTGCAAATGGTTGGATAAAAAAATTACTAAAGGAAGCTAAGACTAACCACCGGTTTCTTGACTTAGACGACGAAGGCTTTTATCAGGCGCTAAGATCTTGTGGCTTTATTTATGGCAGTAACTTAGATGTGGTTTTAAACATCTTCGCAAAAGAAGATTTAATCGAGGAAGAACTTTGTAAAATCAATCTGTGTTTGGCATTACTTCAAACGTATAACCATTCGAAAACCGACATTCCTTTTGTTGATAGTGTTATCGATTTTTATACAGAAATAAGCGAAAAGAAAGCCTCTTTTTTTGGTGAGTTACTAGGCGGTAAAAAATCGAATGAACAGCTTGAAAAGTTAATACACAAGCGTATTCAGATAGATGCAAACATCATTACCAAAAACTTTAATTACTTCATAATTAATGCGCTTTTATATATTGATGTGTTGGCATATGATAATTATTTAAGAAAAAAGCATATTTCTAAAACTTATATTAAAAACATAGAAGCTTCTATTGAATGCGTTTCTTTAGATGTATTAAATGCGAAAGAAGACAAAAACCAATACGATGAAAGTTTAATACGACTCATTGAATCGTCTCTGCGTTTTCAGGATCACACACATATTACTTATGAAGACGCCATCTCAAATATTAAAACACCTTTAGAAAAGCAATATATTTTAGACCTGGCATGTATGGCAGCATGGACCGATAAAACGATTGATAGTACTGAAAAACGTTTTTTAATTCAATTAGGTCAGGATTTTAATATTGACACCCAACTGATAAAACAATCGCTGGAAACAGTTAACAGTTTTTATACCACAAACAAAGAGAATATTGCCGTTTTAGGTTCTAAAAATATTGTTCAGAGTTTTTACAATAACTCGAGCAAAATGGTGAAAAAATTAATTATCCGAAACAGCAAACGTTTATATAAAGAGTTAAAAGACAGTAAAGAACTGATGGTACTTTTAACACAATCGACCGTAAGAGACTTAACAGCTGAAGAACAAAAGAAAGTTCAGGACCAATTACTAGATATTTTTAAATCGATACCAAGTCTGGCTATTTTTTTACTTCCGGGTGGTGCTATTTTATTGCCTTTAGTGGTTAAGTTTATCCCTAAACTCCTGCCTTCTGCTTTTGATGAGAATAGAATTGAAGAGGATTAA
- a CDS encoding 2TM domain-containing protein: MKNYELESYDNETSKERFYREEAYLRAKQKVKKILGFYWHLASYIIVNIFIIIVIVSNGGELFSFGTFATALFWGIGLAFHFLSVYGPDFIFGKKWEERKIQEFMEKEQSHHKFE; the protein is encoded by the coding sequence ATGAAAAATTACGAACTAGAATCATACGATAACGAAACTTCAAAAGAACGTTTCTATAGAGAAGAAGCTTATTTACGTGCAAAACAGAAAGTAAAAAAAATATTAGGGTTTTACTGGCACCTGGCTAGTTACATTATTGTGAATATATTCATCATTATCGTTATCGTCTCTAATGGAGGAGAGTTGTTTAGTTTTGGCACTTTTGCTACAGCCTTATTTTGGGGTATTGGTTTAGCATTTCATTTTTTAAGTGTTTATGGGCCGGATTTTATTTTTGGAAAAAAATGGGAAGAACGCAAGATCCAGGAATTTATGGAAAAGGAACAAAGTCATCATAAATTTGAATAG
- a CDS encoding glycoside hydrolase family 43 protein, with protein MKFLSPLLFLACFVILPLQSFAQNEQFNNPIAEERADPWVFKTDDGTYYLIATVPEYDKIVIRQAKTINGLKEAEEKVVWTKHKTGVMGHHIWAPELHKIDGVWYIYFAAGEAENIWNIRMWALSNTSEDPMEGTWKEEGQVKAKQESFSLDATTFEHNGKRYMIWAQNVRGGAHGTGLVLSEMKNPTTLVGPEVVITEPEFSWERMKYNVNEGPAVIKHGGRIFVTYSASATNHNYCVGLLWIDEDKDLLDLKNWNKSPGPVFYTNEDVKRYGPGHNSFTTSEDGKELIMIYHARDYKEIKGHELSDPNRATRARVVKWTPSGFPDFMQTVGD; from the coding sequence ATGAAATTTTTATCACCACTACTTTTTCTGGCATGTTTTGTTATTTTGCCCTTGCAGTCTTTTGCGCAGAACGAACAATTTAATAACCCAATAGCAGAAGAACGTGCCGATCCCTGGGTGTTTAAAACCGATGACGGAACCTATTATTTGATTGCTACCGTTCCCGAATATGATAAAATTGTTATTCGACAAGCCAAAACTATAAACGGCTTAAAGGAAGCTGAAGAAAAAGTGGTGTGGACCAAGCATAAAACTGGTGTGATGGGGCATCATATCTGGGCACCGGAGTTACACAAAATTGATGGTGTCTGGTATATTTATTTTGCAGCTGGCGAAGCCGAAAATATCTGGAATATCCGTATGTGGGCTTTGTCTAACACTTCAGAAGATCCAATGGAAGGCACATGGAAAGAAGAAGGACAGGTAAAAGCTAAACAAGAATCCTTTTCTTTAGATGCCACAACATTTGAACACAATGGTAAACGTTATATGATTTGGGCGCAAAATGTACGTGGTGGAGCTCATGGAACAGGATTGGTCTTGTCTGAAATGAAAAATCCAACCACTTTAGTGGGGCCTGAAGTAGTAATTACCGAACCAGAATTTAGCTGGGAACGTATGAAATACAATGTAAACGAAGGACCTGCGGTAATAAAACACGGTGGTAGAATTTTTGTAACTTATTCGGCGAGTGCTACCAATCATAATTATTGTGTTGGTCTGTTATGGATTGATGAAGATAAGGACCTTTTAGATCTTAAAAACTGGAATAAATCACCTGGCCCCGTATTTTATACCAACGAAGATGTAAAACGCTACGGACCAGGGCATAATTCATTCACCACTTCAGAAGACGGTAAAGAGTTGATTATGATTTACCATGCCCGTGATTACAAGGAAATTAAAGGGCATGAACTATCAGATCCAAATCGTGCAACCAGAGCCAGAGTAGTAAAATGGACGCCAAGTGGTTTCCCTGATTTTATGCAGACGGTTGGAGATTAA
- a CDS encoding pseudouridine synthase has translation MDHKHFMIYKPYGFLSQFYSNDSKQQKKNFLGSLHDFPEGIMSIGRLDEKSEGLLLLTTDGKTSDFINSKKVDKEYYALVNGAITDDAIQQMASGVEIGFDGKKYQTKPCKVFKLETEPDLPTRSKKIRDDRHGPTTWISVTLNEGKFRQVRKMTSAVGFPTLRLVRVRVGHIHLSNMQVGEVMPIDLLEEF, from the coding sequence ATGGATCACAAGCACTTTATGATTTATAAGCCTTATGGGTTTTTAAGTCAGTTTTACAGTAATGACAGCAAACAGCAAAAAAAGAATTTTTTAGGCAGCTTACACGATTTTCCTGAAGGCATTATGTCGATTGGTCGATTGGATGAAAAATCGGAAGGTTTACTGCTTTTAACCACCGATGGAAAAACCAGTGACTTTATTAACAGTAAGAAAGTCGATAAGGAATATTATGCCTTAGTCAATGGTGCTATAACCGATGACGCTATTCAGCAAATGGCCTCTGGAGTTGAAATTGGCTTTGACGGCAAGAAATACCAAACCAAACCCTGTAAAGTTTTTAAACTGGAAACGGAACCTGATTTACCAACGCGATCTAAAAAAATACGTGATGACCGTCACGGACCAACCACTTGGATTTCTGTAACCCTTAACGAAGGTAAGTTCAGGCAGGTTCGAAAAATGACTTCGGCAGTTGGTTTTCCAACACTTCGACTAGTACGTGTGCGTGTGGGACACATACACCTAAGTAATATGCAGGTTGGTGAGGTTATGCCTATTGACCTGTTAGAAGAATTTTAG
- a CDS encoding energy transducer TonB has translation MLPKKNPDVEIGRNSGLYFAIGLNIMLFLSWQALEYKTFETEDVDIGYVNMQAQTEEEIPIVQYTQTLPPPPPPPAIVTESVEIVEDEEIIEETIFESTEVTQTDAIVEYGDTDLGVSDVQVAEVAEDVEVPFSVIENVPVFPGCEGKSKAATVKCFNDKMLEHVKNNFHYPEAALDLAIGGRVTVVFIIDQKGYITGIRSRGPDKILEKEAERIVSLLPKMKPGTQRGRPVKVNYAVPIVFKYSATQ, from the coding sequence ATGTTACCTAAAAAAAATCCCGATGTAGAAATTGGCAGAAATAGCGGTTTATATTTTGCTATCGGGCTTAATATCATGCTATTTTTGTCTTGGCAAGCCTTAGAATATAAAACCTTTGAAACAGAAGATGTAGATATAGGATATGTTAATATGCAGGCTCAAACCGAGGAAGAAATTCCTATTGTGCAATATACACAAACATTACCGCCACCACCACCGCCACCAGCTATTGTAACTGAGAGTGTTGAAATAGTTGAGGACGAAGAAATTATAGAAGAAACTATTTTTGAAAGTACCGAAGTGACTCAAACAGATGCTATTGTTGAGTATGGCGATACAGATTTAGGCGTTTCTGATGTACAGGTTGCTGAAGTTGCCGAAGATGTAGAGGTGCCATTTTCAGTTATTGAGAATGTTCCTGTATTTCCAGGTTGTGAAGGCAAATCTAAAGCTGCTACCGTTAAGTGTTTTAATGATAAAATGCTGGAGCACGTTAAAAATAATTTCCATTACCCTGAAGCAGCACTTGATTTGGCTATTGGAGGTCGTGTTACTGTAGTCTTTATCATAGATCAAAAAGGATATATAACAGGAATACGTTCAAGAGGACCAGATAAAATTTTAGAAAAAGAAGCCGAACGAATAGTAAGCCTATTACCTAAAATGAAACCAGGTACTCAACGTGGCAGACCTGTAAAAGTAAACTATGCCGTGCCAATTGTATTTAAATACAGTGCTACACAATAA
- a CDS encoding 2TM domain-containing protein, whose protein sequence is MAKGFKNIIITFFIGCAVFLVGNLLENGLQFGSIKVALVNFAFYQLYSFVLGYSNLLFFGYLETLKWKSTESVKRIVLGILGSVVVTLSGLFLLRAGTSVLYNGNSFKEFLDHEKIQYYGFGLIITLIIVVIFHLIYFYNRYQQNRIKEQKVIAGTARAKFDALKNQLDPHFLFNSLNVLTSLIDENPENAQKFTAALSKVYRYVLEQKNKELVSVDEELNFAKTYMSLLKMRFEDSIIFTIPEQASNPESKVVPLSLQLLLENAIKHNMVTPAKPLHIKIYEDGNNLVVENNLQPKQIVKKSSGVGLNNIMQRYKLLTTRKVNINQQANRFAVAIPMLTKQISVMRTQSNQSIDDAYVRARNHVDELKGFYYSLVSYCLVIPFLIFVNYKTSWEFQWFWFPMFGWGLGLTIQAFRVFVSNQFLGRNWEERKIEEFMREEENKGWK, encoded by the coding sequence ATGGCAAAAGGATTTAAAAATATAATCATTACGTTTTTTATCGGGTGTGCCGTTTTTTTAGTAGGTAATTTACTTGAAAATGGATTGCAGTTTGGTAGTATAAAAGTAGCGTTAGTAAACTTTGCTTTTTATCAGTTATACTCATTTGTTTTAGGATATTCTAATTTGTTATTCTTTGGGTATCTGGAGACTTTAAAGTGGAAATCTACCGAATCTGTTAAACGTATTGTTTTAGGAATTTTGGGCTCTGTGGTAGTTACGCTGTCAGGTTTGTTTTTATTGCGTGCCGGAACATCGGTGTTATACAATGGTAATTCATTCAAAGAATTTTTAGACCACGAGAAAATTCAGTATTACGGTTTTGGGTTAATAATTACCTTAATCATTGTTGTCATCTTTCATCTTATATATTTCTATAATCGCTATCAGCAAAACAGAATTAAAGAGCAAAAGGTTATTGCTGGTACGGCGAGAGCGAAATTCGATGCTTTAAAAAATCAGTTAGATCCACATTTTTTATTCAACAGTTTAAATGTACTTACTAGTTTAATAGATGAAAACCCCGAGAACGCCCAGAAATTTACAGCGGCTTTGTCGAAGGTATATCGCTATGTTCTGGAACAGAAAAATAAAGAACTGGTTTCGGTTGATGAAGAACTTAATTTCGCAAAGACTTATATGTCGCTGTTAAAAATGAGATTCGAAGACAGTATTATTTTTACAATTCCAGAGCAGGCAAGCAACCCGGAAAGTAAAGTAGTACCATTATCATTACAATTATTACTTGAAAATGCAATAAAACACAATATGGTAACACCAGCCAAGCCTTTACATATTAAAATTTATGAAGACGGTAATAATCTGGTGGTCGAAAATAATTTACAACCCAAGCAAATAGTTAAGAAAAGTAGTGGTGTCGGGCTTAATAATATCATGCAGCGTTATAAGTTGTTAACCACTAGAAAAGTAAACATCAATCAGCAAGCAAACCGTTTTGCCGTTGCAATACCAATGCTTACAAAACAAATATCAGTTATGAGAACACAATCAAACCAATCCATTGACGATGCTTATGTTAGAGCACGAAATCATGTAGACGAACTTAAAGGCTTTTATTATAGTCTGGTATCTTATTGTTTAGTTATTCCCTTTTTAATTTTTGTAAACTATAAAACGTCATGGGAATTTCAGTGGTTTTGGTTCCCCATGTTTGGTTGGGGGTTAGGTTTAACAATTCAGGCGTTTAGAGTTTTTGTTTCCAATCAGTTTTTGGGACGAAATTGGGAAGAGCGAAAGATAGAGGAGTTTATGCGAGAGGAAGAAAACAAGGGCTGGAAATAA